The following are encoded together in the Hoplias malabaricus isolate fHopMal1 chromosome 3, fHopMal1.hap1, whole genome shotgun sequence genome:
- the pigu gene encoding phosphatidylinositol glycan anchor biosynthesis class U protein translates to MAAPLTLVLLLSVTIRAVLFRSSLAELISERVEVVSPLNAWKRVVEGLALLDLGVSPYSGDVFHETPLIIYLFHFVVDYAEIVFMIADGITAVCLYLSVQQYNKNVFRKQKYALEADRYPLDCLELMRSPKEMHYIPLKVAMFYLLNPFTILSCVAKSTCGINNAVIALFILSTLKGSALLSAIFLSLATYQSIYPLTLFAPALLFLLQRLYIPVNPCRSSFWFFTLQYVFMFLGSLSVIVCLSFFLLGSWDFIPSVYGFILSVPDLTPNIGLFWYFFAEMFEHFRLFFICVFQINIFFYTIPLSIKLKEHPVFLIFMQIAIISIFKSYPTVGDIALYMAFLPAWSHLYRFLRNIFLVSCVLLACSALFPVLWHLWIYAGSANSNFYYAITLLFNVGQILLVSDYFYAYLRREHHLNQGLYLRRKDGSEATLVLK, encoded by the exons ATGGCCGCTCCCTTAACGCTTGTGCTACTTCTGTCTGTAACAATTAGAGCGGTTTTATTTCGCTCCAGTTTGGCTGAACTTATTTCTGAACGCGTGGAAGTCGTGTCGCCACTCAATGCGTGGAAAAGAG TTGTGGAAGGCTTGGCTCTGCTGGACCTCGGCGTCTCGCCGTACTCGGGAGACGTATTTCATGAA acACCCCTCATCATATACCTCTTTCACTTTGTGGTGGATTACGCAGAGATCGTGTTCATG ATAGCTGATGGTATCACAGCGGTGTGTCTGTAtctctcagtgcagcagtacaACAAGAATGTG TTCAGAAAACAGAAGTATGCTCTGGAGGCTGACCGATATCCACTCGACTGCCTGGAGCTCATGCGTTCTCCTAAAGAAATGCACTACATCCCTCTCAAAGTGGCCATGTT TTACCTCCTGAATCCCTTCACTATCCTCTCCTGTGTGGCCAAGTCCACGTGTGGAATAAACAACGCTGTTATTGCACTCTTCATTCTCTCTACGTTAAAag gAAGTGCCTTGTTGAGTGCGATCTTCTTGTCCTTGGCGACGTATCAGAGTATTtatcctctcactctctttgcTCCCGCTCTTCTCTTCCTCCTACAG aggTTGTATATCCCGGTCAACCCGTGCCGGAGCAGTTTCTGGTTCTTTACACTGCAGTACGTCTTCATGTTTTTGGGAAGCCTAAGCGTCATCGTCTGCCTCTCCTTCTTTCTGCTCGGGTCCTGGGACTTCATTCCCTCAGTTTACGGATTCAT CCTCTCAGTTCCAGACCTCACTCCAAACATTGGACTCTTCTGGTACTTCTTCGCCGAGATGTTCGAACACTTTCGGCTCTTTTTCATCTGCGTCTTCCagatcaacatatttttctacaccatccctctctccatcaAACTGAA ggAACATCCAGTGTTTCTGATCTTCATGCAGATTGCCATCATCTCCATCTTTAAGTCCTACCCCACTGTGGGGGATATTGCTCTGTACATGGCCTTCCTCCCGGCCTGGAGTCATCTCTACAGAT TCCTGAGGAATATTTTCCTGGTGTCCTGTGTGCTGCTGGCTTGTTCAGCTCTGTTTCCTGTCCTCTGGCATCTGTGGATCTACGCTGGCAGCGCCAACTCCAACTTCTACTACGCCATCACACTGCTCTTTAACGTCGGGCAG atCCTGCTGGTTTCTGATTATTTCTATGCGTACCTGCGGCGGGAGCATCACCTGAACCAGGGGCTGTACCTGCGGAGGAAAGACGGCAGCGAGGCCACACTGGTCTTAAAATGA
- the LOC136692211 gene encoding uncharacterized protein isoform X2 — MTVFFVPEKLVRKEDLVAFRAEARKIIPKKLKRLCESPNHFTLQIFGLLAGYFIVGTGHRTGVLTNMTVDEVMAAESSNGNILIEVTHHKSAGTYGWLRSSSSSSRSGGGWGFRQLRTSMVHHTKNLPIAKRRKIQKAMCHSEEVANKFYVPFNDPLEAAEVAALQLSAIVELHSPIIHSSPISQSSPDLATLTKNKFI, encoded by the exons atgactgttttttttgttccagAAAAACTAGTCAGAAAAGAAGATCTGGTAGCATTCAGGGCGGAGGCCCGCAAAATTATCCCCAAGAAGCTAA AACGCCTTTGTGAGTCCCCCAATCATTTCACTCTCCAGATCTTTGGTctgctggctggatattttatTGTCGGTACGGGTCACCGTACAGGTGTCCTGACAAACATGACAGTGGATGAGGTAATGGCTGCGGAATCGTCAAACGGCAACATCTTGATTGAA GTGACTCACCACAAGTCTGCAGGAACGTACGG CTGGTTAagatcctcctcctcttccagcAGGAGTGGCGGCGGATGGGGTTTCCGCCAATTGAGAACCAGCATGGTCCATCAT ACAAAGAACCTGCCGATAGCGAAGAGGAGGAAGATCCAGAAAGCAATGTGCCACTCAGAAGAAGTTGCAAACAAATTCTATGTGCCTTTCAACGACCCACTGGAGGCTGCAGAGGTGGCCGCTCTGCAGCTCTCTGCAATTGTGGAGTTGCATAGTCCAATAATCCACTCGTCACCAATTTCTCAGTCATCACCAGACCTAGCCACATTGAcgaaaaataaatttatttga
- the LOC136692211 gene encoding uncharacterized protein isoform X1, with protein MTVFFVPEKLVRKEDLVAFRAEARKIIPKKLKRLCESPNHFTLQIFGLLAGYFIVGTGHRTGVLTNMTVDEVMAAESSNGNILIEVTHHKSAGTYGYAQLSMPKEEYEWFTTLLELRSRFEGANSPFFFFTASGGKLVKILLLFQQEWRRMGFPPIENQHGPSYKEPADSEEEEDPESNVPLRRSCKQILCAFQRPTGGCRGGRSAALCNCGVA; from the exons atgactgttttttttgttccagAAAAACTAGTCAGAAAAGAAGATCTGGTAGCATTCAGGGCGGAGGCCCGCAAAATTATCCCCAAGAAGCTAA AACGCCTTTGTGAGTCCCCCAATCATTTCACTCTCCAGATCTTTGGTctgctggctggatattttatTGTCGGTACGGGTCACCGTACAGGTGTCCTGACAAACATGACAGTGGATGAGGTAATGGCTGCGGAATCGTCAAACGGCAACATCTTGATTGAA GTGACTCACCACAAGTCTGCAGGAACGTACGGGTATGCGCAGCTCTCTATGCCAAAAGAAGAATATGAATGGTTCACTACATTGCTCGAATTGAGGAGTAGATTTGAGGGAGCAAACTctcctttcttctttttcacGGCCTCCGGTGGGAAGCTGGTTAagatcctcctcctcttccagcAGGAGTGGCGGCGGATGGGGTTTCCGCCAATTGAGAACCAGCATGGTCCATCAT ACAAAGAACCTGCCGATAGCGAAGAGGAGGAAGATCCAGAAAGCAATGTGCCACTCAGAAGAAGTTGCAAACAAATTCTATGTGCCTTTCAACGACCCACTGGAGGCTGCAGAGGTGGCCGCTCTGCAGCTCTCTGCAATTGTGGAGTTGCATAG